Proteins encoded by one window of Acetivibrio thermocellus ATCC 27405:
- a CDS encoding stalk domain-containing protein has translation MKRKLMIFFIASVVTLLICSVAVLASGEDVHILINNNGIKFSIPPYVKDEEVFLPMREIFELYGFEVNWNGTERSAEAAKDGKIVKVKVGSNIVKLYGEDYNSKDDVFIFRDRIFISTDVIEAGLNIKVKWDKNKRTIYLNEYTNESITIVGNDNSVILGSNILVNISPRYDIDTVNKIIGENDEMLVEKNYTGAIRGYKELLKHISAKENPEEYIHVLINLGNAYVELASIVNREQNALEAILFYEEALKVDSIDKYPHKKALANRGMGSAYFILSTVRDVEKNTAKALEMFNEALNIFVKDGDQYNCGYLHYLKGRTYYWMAASTNTRDNIIKSLDSLEEALTTFNTENYKDEYIIARSCHGLVLTQFFNFSGEVEHLQRAFDAFNEVLDNITIEEKPILYASTYMQLASYYMYLANKDGDVESYYKCISCMQESLKVYTLDSDSYNYAVAYANIGKAYLLMSYLSQTNVNIDRALSAYEEALKVFKISQFPFNYASVQIDLGEAYTVKAGITGSEEDYNNAQNAFNNALKIYTLKNYPYQYAKTYSEFGKMYIALAYIKDKEENNKKAIECFNEALKVYSFEKYPVLYGYNQELIALSNIELSKIRDPKKHLNKSVEVCNNALKVFRKENIPYLYGVVNIYLGNSYTFLASIENTKENCIQAEKAYMNALEIFTKDASLTYYLEAMTGLAENYVIKSQVENRKENLEKAIAKCNDIIELLDRHRSSPYYGKAQYILLLSYLGLSDFENKEVNLNKALIANREAVSVFEEGNLVFDKSIALAAGANIYLKYSEVNNTVKNLTEAKRTVESALTYFKKENYPYQYAILMNSMGTIYQKLSEKENRIDNLKKSIEAYKEANEIFSIEEYGLYFAKTKHDMGDVYMKLAGSEDRKANIQKALECFSEAIRIYTNEDYPLIHEEIIKKMENIKK, from the coding sequence ATGAAAAGAAAATTAATGATATTTTTTATTGCTTCAGTGGTTACTTTATTAATATGTTCGGTTGCTGTACTTGCATCGGGAGAGGATGTACATATTCTTATAAATAATAACGGGATAAAATTTAGCATACCTCCATATGTAAAAGATGAGGAAGTATTTTTACCCATGAGGGAAATATTCGAATTGTATGGATTTGAGGTGAATTGGAACGGTACGGAAAGGTCAGCTGAAGCTGCTAAAGATGGTAAAATTGTGAAAGTAAAGGTAGGCAGCAATATTGTAAAATTATATGGTGAAGACTATAACTCTAAAGACGATGTTTTTATTTTCAGAGACAGGATTTTTATTTCCACTGATGTGATTGAAGCGGGTCTCAACATAAAAGTTAAATGGGACAAAAACAAAAGAACAATATACTTAAACGAGTATACCAATGAAAGTATTACTATTGTAGGTAATGACAACAGTGTTATATTAGGCAGCAACATTCTTGTCAATATATCTCCAAGATATGATATAGACACGGTTAATAAAATTATTGGTGAAAATGATGAAATGCTGGTAGAAAAAAATTATACAGGTGCTATTAGAGGCTATAAGGAACTTCTCAAACATATTTCTGCCAAGGAAAATCCGGAGGAATACATTCATGTTTTGATAAATTTAGGTAATGCATATGTGGAGTTGGCAAGCATAGTAAACAGAGAGCAAAATGCGTTGGAAGCCATTTTATTTTATGAAGAAGCTTTAAAAGTTGATTCAATAGATAAATATCCACATAAAAAAGCTTTGGCTAACAGAGGTATGGGAAGTGCATATTTTATTCTTTCAACTGTAAGAGATGTTGAGAAGAATACAGCTAAGGCGCTGGAAATGTTTAATGAGGCGCTGAATATTTTTGTAAAAGATGGTGATCAGTATAACTGTGGATATTTGCATTACTTAAAAGGAAGAACTTATTATTGGATGGCAGCATCAACGAACACTAGAGATAACATTATAAAATCATTGGATTCTCTTGAGGAGGCATTGACTACATTTAATACTGAAAACTATAAAGATGAATATATTATTGCGAGAAGTTGCCACGGATTAGTTCTTACACAGTTTTTCAACTTCAGTGGTGAAGTGGAGCATTTGCAACGCGCTTTTGATGCATTTAATGAAGTGTTGGATAACATTACAATAGAAGAAAAACCTATATTATATGCTTCAACATACATGCAGCTTGCAAGTTATTATATGTATTTAGCTAATAAAGATGGGGATGTGGAAAGTTACTATAAATGTATTTCGTGTATGCAAGAAAGTCTTAAAGTTTATACATTGGATAGTGATTCATACAATTATGCTGTTGCCTATGCTAATATAGGTAAGGCTTACCTGCTAATGTCTTATTTATCACAGACGAATGTTAATATTGACAGGGCTCTAAGTGCCTATGAAGAAGCTTTGAAGGTATTTAAAATTAGTCAGTTTCCTTTTAATTATGCAAGTGTTCAAATTGATTTGGGAGAAGCGTATACGGTAAAAGCGGGCATAACTGGTTCGGAAGAAGATTACAACAATGCACAAAATGCTTTCAATAATGCTTTAAAAATTTATACGTTGAAGAATTACCCTTATCAATATGCAAAAACATATTCAGAATTTGGCAAGATGTATATTGCACTGGCATACATAAAAGATAAAGAAGAAAACAACAAAAAAGCAATTGAATGTTTTAATGAAGCTTTAAAGGTGTATTCTTTTGAAAAATATCCTGTTTTGTATGGATATAATCAGGAACTTATTGCACTTTCAAATATTGAGCTATCAAAAATAAGAGATCCCAAAAAGCATCTTAATAAATCGGTTGAGGTGTGCAACAATGCTTTAAAAGTTTTTAGAAAGGAAAATATTCCGTATCTGTATGGAGTAGTTAATATATATCTGGGGAACTCATATACTTTCCTGGCTTCAATAGAGAACACCAAAGAGAATTGTATACAAGCAGAAAAAGCATATATGAATGCATTGGAAATTTTTACAAAGGATGCATCTTTGACATATTACTTGGAGGCAATGACAGGGCTTGCGGAGAATTATGTTATTAAGTCTCAAGTGGAGAACAGAAAAGAAAATTTGGAGAAAGCAATAGCAAAATGTAATGACATTATTGAGTTGTTAGATCGTCATCGGTCGTCTCCTTATTATGGTAAAGCTCAATACATTTTGTTACTTTCATATTTAGGCCTTTCAGATTTCGAAAACAAAGAAGTTAATTTAAACAAAGCATTAATTGCAAATCGTGAAGCTGTATCTGTTTTCGAAGAAGGTAATTTGGTTTTTGATAAGTCAATTGCATTAGCTGCAGGTGCTAATATTTATCTTAAGTATTCAGAAGTGAATAATACCGTAAAGAATCTTACAGAGGCTAAAAGAACGGTGGAATCAGCGCTGACGTATTTTAAAAAGGAGAACTATCCTTATCAGTATGCAATTTTGATGAATAGCATGGGCACTATATACCAGAAATTGTCAGAAAAGGAAAACCGGATAGACAACCTAAAAAAGTCTATTGAAGCCTATAAAGAAGCAAATGAGATTTTTTCAATTGAAGAATATGGATTATATTTTGCAAAAACGAAGCACGATATGGGTGACGTTTATATGAAACTTGCCGGGTCAGAAGACAGAAAAGCGAATATCCAAAAGGCTCTGGAGTGTTTCAGTGAAGCCATCCGAATTTATACGAATGAAGATTATCCATTAATTCATGAAGAAATAATTAAAAAAATGGAGAACATAAAAAAGTAA
- a CDS encoding stalk domain-containing protein: MEKKLFKLLTCICIVIITIQINLICINAGTKKIVIEDIKDISNAQQKVIDGLVYIEAGPVLEALGWNLKWKPTDKVVVCTKGNNLMILKVGSNVVVLNNQEIYLQGEVIIDSDKVLIESQFVARYLGEQVIWNGEDNVVIQSADYKTKISLDGKRNIVILGNGIIANIHQPCQTDTLFSMLDRADSLLENNYPDEALSIYQEMLYEISKDENPDIYLRIMNNIGNAYYMLADRRDREKKLLLAVSSYEEALECYNKQEVEFDYATMLCNLGNAYKGLADISGKKEYLLKSINCYDIALAQSEVPFLDKALLYYNMGIARADNGEGGKAVYNLLRAWCIYQKALKLYTIESRPDIYAEINYNLANIYKIFSTIDRSGTFYEKSITSYNKALKVWTAESYPINYAMVYKCIGDLCKQQYAIDNNVQNLVMAVEAYNESLEFFPLITYPLKYSMIYMEQGNTYMLLKKAESDEQWLKKAMFCYKQALKPFSDE; the protein is encoded by the coding sequence ATGGAAAAGAAGCTTTTTAAGTTGTTGACCTGTATTTGTATAGTAATTATAACGATTCAAATAAATTTAATATGTATTAATGCTGGCACTAAAAAAATAGTAATTGAAGATATAAAGGATATTTCAAATGCACAGCAAAAAGTGATTGACGGCTTGGTTTATATTGAAGCAGGACCGGTACTGGAAGCACTGGGATGGAATTTAAAGTGGAAACCAACTGACAAAGTGGTTGTTTGTACTAAAGGTAATAATTTGATGATACTTAAAGTGGGTAGTAATGTGGTTGTTTTGAACAATCAAGAGATTTACCTTCAAGGCGAAGTGATTATTGACTCTGACAAAGTATTAATTGAAAGCCAATTTGTAGCACGCTATCTGGGTGAGCAGGTTATATGGAACGGTGAGGATAATGTTGTTATACAATCAGCTGATTATAAAACCAAAATTAGTTTAGATGGCAAGAGAAATATTGTTATACTTGGAAACGGTATAATTGCAAATATACATCAGCCTTGTCAAACAGACACACTTTTTAGCATGTTGGATCGTGCTGACAGCTTGCTGGAAAATAATTATCCTGATGAAGCACTTTCAATATACCAAGAAATGCTGTATGAGATTTCCAAGGACGAAAATCCCGATATATATTTGAGAATTATGAATAATATCGGTAATGCGTATTATATGTTGGCAGACAGAAGAGATAGGGAGAAGAAGCTGTTGTTGGCTGTAAGTTCTTATGAAGAGGCTTTAGAGTGTTATAATAAACAGGAAGTGGAATTTGATTATGCTACTATGTTATGTAACCTTGGAAATGCATATAAAGGATTAGCTGATATTTCCGGGAAGAAAGAATATTTATTGAAATCCATTAATTGTTATGATATTGCTTTAGCACAGTCCGAAGTACCTTTTTTGGATAAAGCTCTTCTCTACTATAACATGGGTATAGCGCGTGCAGATAATGGCGAAGGAGGAAAAGCTGTATACAATTTATTAAGAGCATGGTGTATTTATCAGAAAGCGTTAAAGCTATATACCATTGAAAGCAGACCTGATATTTATGCCGAGATAAACTACAACCTGGCAAATATCTACAAAATATTCTCTACAATTGACCGAAGCGGAACGTTTTACGAAAAGTCAATAACATCATATAACAAAGCGTTGAAAGTATGGACAGCAGAGAGCTATCCAATAAATTATGCAATGGTTTATAAATGTATCGGTGATTTATGCAAGCAGCAGTATGCAATAGATAATAATGTACAAAATTTAGTAATGGCAGTTGAAGCGTATAATGAAAGTCTGGAATTTTTCCCGCTTATCACATATCCTTTGAAATATTCAATGATATATATGGAGCAGGGCAATACCTATATGCTTTTGAAAAAAGCAGAATCGGATGAACAATGGCTGAAAAAGGCTATGTTTTGCTATAAACAGGCTTTAAAGCCATTTTCAGATGAATAA